The [Pseudomonas] carboxydohydrogena genome includes a window with the following:
- a CDS encoding CaiB/BaiF CoA transferase family protein: MPVPKASDALARFTVLDLTRVRAGPTAVRQLADWGANVVKLEAPTDIPDDEQLGGARHGPDFQNLHRNKRAMTIDLKNEAGKQAFYRMVEKADVVVENFRPDVKERLGIDYAALRKINPRIVYASISGFGQDGPYAKRPGFDQIAQGMGGLMSITGAPGEGPMRVGIPIADLTSGLFCAMGILTALLEREFSGEGQAVQTSLLHSQIFMLDFQAARWLMQHDVPQQAGNNHPTMIPTGVFKTSDGYMNIAATGQVIWERLANALGRADLIEQAEYRNPKLRSENRDALNAEIEKVTATGTTTEWIEKLNKAGVPCGPIYTIDKVFEDAQVKHLDIVEKVPGTGKRDVNLVKQPFSLSRTPSRFVAPPPEVGEHTDELLREFGFSDAEISTLKHSKAV, translated from the coding sequence ATGCCTGTCCCCAAAGCGTCCGACGCCCTCGCCCGCTTCACGGTCCTCGATCTCACCCGCGTTCGCGCAGGCCCGACCGCCGTACGGCAGCTCGCGGACTGGGGTGCGAATGTCGTCAAGCTGGAAGCGCCGACCGACATTCCGGACGACGAGCAGCTCGGCGGCGCGCGGCATGGCCCCGACTTCCAGAACCTGCATCGCAACAAGCGCGCGATGACCATCGACCTGAAGAACGAGGCCGGCAAGCAAGCCTTCTACCGCATGGTCGAGAAGGCTGACGTGGTGGTGGAGAATTTCCGCCCCGACGTGAAGGAGCGGCTCGGCATCGATTACGCGGCGCTGCGCAAGATCAACCCGCGCATCGTCTATGCCAGCATCTCAGGCTTCGGGCAGGATGGCCCTTATGCGAAGCGTCCGGGCTTCGACCAGATCGCGCAAGGCATGGGCGGGCTGATGTCGATCACCGGCGCGCCCGGCGAAGGCCCGATGCGCGTCGGCATTCCCATCGCGGACCTGACTTCCGGCCTGTTCTGCGCCATGGGCATTCTCACCGCGCTTCTGGAGCGTGAATTCTCCGGCGAAGGCCAGGCGGTGCAGACCTCGCTGTTGCATTCGCAGATCTTCATGCTGGATTTCCAGGCCGCCCGCTGGCTGATGCAGCACGATGTGCCGCAGCAGGCCGGCAACAACCATCCGACCATGATTCCGACCGGCGTGTTCAAGACCTCGGACGGATACATGAACATCGCCGCCACCGGACAGGTGATCTGGGAGCGCCTCGCCAACGCGCTCGGCCGCGCCGATCTGATCGAACAGGCAGAATATCGCAATCCGAAACTGCGCTCGGAGAACCGCGACGCCCTGAACGCCGAGATCGAGAAGGTCACGGCCACGGGCACCACCACCGAATGGATCGAGAAGCTGAACAAGGCCGGCGTGCCATGCGGGCCGATCTACACCATCGACAAGGTGTTCGAGGACGCACAGGTCAAACATCTCGACATCGTCGAGAAAGTGCCCGGCACCGGCAAGCGCGACGTCAATCTGGTAAAACAGCCATTCTCGCTGTCGCGAACCCCGAGCCGCTTCGTCGCGCCGCCTCCCGAGGTCGGTGAGCATACCGACGAGCTTCTGCGCGAATTCGGGTTCAGCGATGCTGAAATCTCAACGCTGAAACACAGCAAAGCCGTCTGA
- a CDS encoding GlcG/HbpS family heme-binding protein, whose product MTLKLDTARKILDAALAKIAELKTKPMAVVVLDARGCIKASVLQDGTSLMRHEVAHGKAYGALAMGVGSRALFKRANEQPYFIGAANAMAGGALIPVPGGVLIKDASGDVLGAIGISGDTSDNDETCCIAGIEAAGLKADAG is encoded by the coding sequence ATGACGCTCAAGCTCGACACCGCCCGCAAGATTCTCGACGCCGCTTTGGCCAAGATCGCCGAATTGAAGACCAAGCCGATGGCGGTCGTCGTGCTCGACGCGCGCGGCTGTATCAAGGCTTCCGTGCTTCAGGACGGCACCAGCCTGATGCGCCATGAGGTTGCTCACGGCAAGGCCTATGGCGCGCTGGCGATGGGCGTCGGCTCGCGCGCGCTGTTCAAGCGCGCCAACGAGCAGCCCTACTTCATCGGCGCCGCCAACGCGATGGCGGGCGGCGCGCTGATCCCGGTGCCCGGCGGCGTGCTGATCAAGGATGCGAGCGGCGACGTTCTCGGCGCCATCGGCATCAGCGGCGACACCTCCGACAACGACGAGACCTGCTGCATCGCAGGCATCGAGGCGGCAGGATTGAAAGCCGACGCAGGCTAG